Proteins from a single region of Bacillota bacterium:
- a CDS encoding GntR family transcriptional regulator: MEVARALRERLLAGGVQPSMRLPTQRELARQFGTTLMTVRQALALLAEEGLVKVHHGVGTFAADPGSFQDPIHLASFSEEMARQGVHIETQVIERTLLHDRPGIRDATHHASNAISEGVYRALAVPPGSAVFVISRLRRVGDVPVVYQRSYLPADLAEVGQAYEASVPLYAFLREQAGLVAARSEEVLQPCALPPAAAEVLAAPVSSPGLFSRRTSFDGHSRPFLYDEAYVRGDRVELHICRTGIREQSFYRILGWEVGRDERDRA, translated from the coding sequence GTGGAAGTCGCCAGGGCGCTCCGGGAGCGCCTGCTGGCCGGCGGCGTCCAGCCGTCCATGCGCCTTCCGACGCAGCGAGAGCTGGCTCGGCAGTTCGGCACCACGCTCATGACCGTCCGCCAGGCGCTCGCGCTCCTGGCCGAAGAAGGGCTCGTCAAAGTCCACCACGGGGTAGGCACATTCGCGGCCGACCCGGGCAGCTTTCAGGATCCGATCCACCTCGCCAGCTTCTCCGAGGAGATGGCCCGGCAGGGCGTCCATATCGAGACGCAGGTCATCGAACGCACCCTGCTGCACGACCGTCCGGGCATCCGCGACGCTACCCACCACGCCTCCAACGCCATCTCCGAGGGCGTCTACCGGGCGCTGGCCGTGCCGCCTGGAAGCGCTGTCTTCGTCATCTCCCGGCTCCGCAGGGTGGGCGATGTGCCGGTGGTGTACCAGCGTTCGTACCTGCCGGCCGACCTGGCGGAAGTCGGCCAGGCGTACGAGGCGTCCGTTCCACTTTACGCATTCCTGCGGGAACAGGCCGGCCTGGTGGCCGCGCGCTCCGAAGAGGTGCTGCAGCCGTGCGCCCTGCCGCCGGCGGCAGCGGAGGTGCTTGCGGCCCCTGTCTCGAGTCCCGGGCTGTTTTCCAGGCGAACCTCTTTCGATGGACACAGCCGCCCGTTTCTCTACGACGAGGCGTACGTCCGGGGCGACCGGGTCGAACTGCACATCTGTCGCACGGGAATCCGGGAGCAGAGCTTCTACCGAATTCTGGGTTGGGAAGTGGGCCGGGATGAACGAGATCGCGCTTGA
- a CDS encoding ABC transporter permease → MLAYVARRMAQAALVLLGVSAVTFLLLYLLPADPARMIAGRSATVETVERIRHELGLDQPLPVQYGRYLWELLHGDLGRSYVQKSRVTDLLLSRLPATLQLAVAGILAELAIGIPLGVAAAVRRGNRLDQATMVMAFLGVSAPQFAVGLMLAYVFGFLIPVLPLGGYGGLRHLLLPALTLGVAGGGWYARMMRSSMLDVMGQQYVRTAVAKGLSPWRVIGKHALRNAILPVVSMIGVDIGIFMSGVVVVETVFAWPGIGQLAWQAIQLVDIPVIMGVVTFAAVSIVIGNLLADLVYPLMDPRVQYSQ, encoded by the coding sequence ATGCTGGCTTACGTGGCGCGCCGGATGGCCCAAGCTGCACTGGTGCTGCTCGGCGTTTCCGCCGTGACGTTTCTTTTGCTGTACCTCCTACCGGCCGACCCCGCCCGCATGATTGCCGGGCGAAGCGCCACGGTTGAGACGGTAGAACGCATCCGCCACGAGCTCGGCCTCGACCAGCCGCTTCCCGTGCAGTACGGAAGGTACCTGTGGGAACTTCTGCACGGCGACCTGGGGCGCTCCTATGTTCAGAAGTCGCGGGTCACGGATCTCCTGCTGTCCAGGCTTCCCGCCACGCTCCAGCTGGCCGTGGCGGGCATTCTGGCCGAACTGGCCATCGGCATCCCTCTCGGTGTGGCGGCTGCCGTCCGCCGGGGTAACCGCCTGGATCAGGCCACGATGGTGATGGCCTTCTTGGGGGTCTCGGCGCCGCAGTTCGCGGTGGGCCTGATGCTGGCTTACGTTTTCGGCTTTTTGATACCGGTGCTGCCGCTCGGCGGCTACGGGGGCCTGCGACACCTCTTGCTGCCGGCGTTGACTTTGGGTGTTGCAGGTGGCGGGTGGTATGCGCGGATGATGCGCTCCTCCATGCTGGACGTGATGGGGCAGCAGTATGTGCGAACGGCGGTCGCCAAAGGGCTCAGTCCATGGCGGGTCATCGGCAAGCACGCGCTTCGCAATGCCATCCTACCCGTGGTGTCCATGATCGGCGTCGACATCGGCATCTTCATGAGCGGTGTCGTCGTGGTGGAGACCGTCTTTGCATGGCCCGGGATCGGACAGCTGGCATGGCAAGCCATCCAGCTGGTGGACATTCCGGTCATCATGGGGGTGGTGACCTTTGCTGCCGTATCGATCGTGATAGGCAACCTGCTGGCGGACCTCGTCTACCCGCTGATGGACCCGAGAGTCCAATACTCGCAGTGA
- a CDS encoding ammonium transporter, with the protein MSQLTPESLVQAINTVWTLVAAFLVFFMQAGFAMVEAGFTRAKNAGNIVLKNLMDFAAATVAYWLVGFAFMFGASASGLIGTTGFFVPASMPSIAWTGLGTQAFWLFQVVFAGTAATIVSGAMAERTKFASYLLFSFLMAAIVYPIVGHWVWGGGWLAGLATPMKDFAGSTVVHGVGAWAALAGCLLLGPRIGRFAGSPHPANGSNGGLQGHSLTLAALGVFILWFGWFGFNPGSTLGAAGDLTELIARVAVNTNLAAATGALAALFLAKLHTGKFSVGSALNGALAGLVAITAGCAFVDNLGAIIIGMIGGVAMYAGTLLLEALKIDDAVGAIPVHGFAGVAGTLAVGLFDVETGLLYGGGIGQLVSQTIGVVAVFAWTFGVSYMAFAAIKALMGLRVSPEEEQRGLDYHEHGVVAYPDFVQPQVSEPADGGARRLDKPSLATG; encoded by the coding sequence ATGAGTCAGTTGACCCCGGAAAGCCTTGTCCAGGCCATCAATACGGTGTGGACGCTGGTTGCCGCTTTCCTCGTCTTTTTCATGCAGGCCGGCTTCGCCATGGTGGAGGCCGGGTTCACCCGGGCCAAGAACGCCGGCAACATCGTCCTGAAAAACCTCATGGACTTCGCCGCCGCCACGGTCGCCTACTGGCTCGTCGGCTTCGCGTTCATGTTCGGCGCGTCGGCCTCAGGCCTCATAGGTACCACCGGGTTCTTCGTCCCGGCCTCGATGCCGTCCATTGCGTGGACCGGGCTCGGCACCCAGGCGTTCTGGCTGTTCCAGGTGGTCTTCGCCGGAACGGCCGCCACCATCGTCAGCGGCGCGATGGCGGAGCGCACGAAGTTCGCCTCCTACCTGCTCTTCAGTTTCCTCATGGCTGCGATCGTCTACCCGATTGTCGGCCACTGGGTCTGGGGCGGAGGCTGGCTCGCCGGGCTCGCCACCCCAATGAAGGACTTCGCCGGCTCGACGGTGGTGCACGGCGTGGGCGCGTGGGCCGCGCTGGCGGGGTGCTTGCTCCTCGGACCCCGGATCGGCCGCTTTGCCGGCTCGCCTCACCCGGCGAACGGCAGCAACGGCGGCCTGCAGGGCCATAGCCTGACGCTGGCGGCACTGGGCGTCTTCATCCTGTGGTTCGGGTGGTTTGGCTTCAACCCGGGCAGCACGCTCGGCGCTGCGGGAGATCTGACGGAGCTCATCGCCCGGGTGGCCGTCAACACCAACCTGGCCGCTGCCACCGGTGCCCTGGCGGCTCTGTTCCTGGCAAAGCTCCACACCGGCAAGTTCTCGGTCGGATCCGCCCTCAACGGCGCGCTGGCCGGGCTCGTGGCCATCACCGCCGGCTGTGCGTTCGTGGATAACCTGGGCGCCATCATCATCGGGATGATCGGCGGCGTTGCCATGTACGCCGGTACGCTCCTGCTCGAGGCGCTCAAGATCGATGATGCCGTGGGCGCCATTCCCGTGCACGGCTTCGCCGGGGTGGCCGGCACGCTGGCCGTCGGGCTGTTTGACGTGGAGACGGGCCTGCTTTACGGCGGCGGCATAGGGCAGCTCGTCTCTCAAACCATCGGCGTGGTGGCGGTGTTTGCCTGGACGTTTGGCGTCTCGTACATGGCGTTCGCCGCCATCAAGGCTCTCATGGGCCTGCGCGTCAGCCCCGAAGAGGAGCAGCGAGGGCTCGACTATCACGAGCATGGCGTGGTCGCCTACCCGGATTTCGTGCAGCCCCAGGTGTCCGAGCCGGCCGACGGCGGGGCCCGGCGGCTCGACAAGCCGTCGCTCGCCACCGGCTGA
- a CDS encoding ABC transporter permease: MRWLHNPTLARLLRRRGALFGLAVVVTLVLAAVLAPLLAPYDPAEQFFDGLTLEGMPLPPNQRFWLGTDLLGRDLLSRMIYGARVSLIIGVAANGVALFIGTLLGSVAGFVQGRLGTVIMRFTDLMMAFPSLLLAIALAAILRPSMWIVALVIALVNWVQIARVVYGQTLSLSRREFFTAARAVGASTGRLFFRHMLPHLVPTMVVWGTLGIATTVMLEATLSYLGVGVQPPTPSWGGIINESQAYFLDAPWLVAFPGMAILLTSLAFNLLGDGLRDALDPEMKGRY; this comes from the coding sequence ATGCGGTGGCTGCACAACCCCACCCTGGCACGCTTGCTCCGCCGTCGCGGCGCCCTGTTCGGCCTGGCCGTCGTTGTCACGCTGGTGCTGGCGGCCGTCCTTGCGCCGTTGCTCGCCCCATACGACCCGGCAGAGCAGTTCTTCGACGGGCTCACCCTCGAAGGCATGCCGCTCCCCCCCAACCAGCGGTTCTGGCTTGGCACGGACCTGCTCGGCCGTGACCTGCTCTCCCGGATGATCTACGGGGCGCGGGTGTCCCTCATCATCGGCGTGGCGGCCAACGGCGTGGCCCTCTTCATCGGGACCTTGCTCGGCAGCGTGGCCGGCTTCGTTCAGGGGCGGCTCGGCACAGTCATCATGCGGTTTACCGACCTCATGATGGCGTTTCCCTCGCTGCTGCTCGCCATTGCCCTGGCGGCCATCTTGCGCCCGAGCATGTGGATCGTGGCACTGGTGATTGCGCTGGTCAACTGGGTTCAGATCGCCAGGGTGGTTTATGGCCAGACCCTTTCCCTTTCCCGGCGAGAGTTCTTCACCGCTGCCCGAGCCGTAGGGGCCTCAACGGGCCGGCTGTTCTTCCGGCACATGCTCCCCCACCTCGTCCCGACCATGGTGGTGTGGGGCACCCTGGGGATCGCCACGACGGTGATGCTGGAGGCTACGCTGTCGTATTTGGGTGTCGGCGTTCAGCCGCCGACCCCGTCATGGGGAGGCATCATCAACGAAAGCCAGGCCTATTTCCTCGATGCACCGTGGCTCGTGGCCTTCCCCGGTATGGCCATCCTGTTGACCTCCCTGGCGTTCAACCTGCTGGGCGACGGCCTTCGCGATGCGCTGGATCCCGAAATGAAGGGGCGCTACTAG